In Sutterella faecalis, a genomic segment contains:
- the iscU gene encoding Fe-S cluster assembly scaffold IscU, with protein sequence MAYSEKLLDHYEHPRNVGTLDKDAADVGTGMVGAPACGDVMRLQIKVNDKGVIEDAKFKTYGCGSAIASSSLVSEWVKGKTLDEAGKISNAEIADELALPPVKIHCSILAEDAVKAAIADYRSKHEAKKEA encoded by the coding sequence ATGGCCTACAGCGAAAAACTGCTTGACCACTACGAACACCCCCGTAACGTGGGCACGCTCGACAAGGATGCGGCCGACGTCGGCACCGGCATGGTGGGCGCTCCCGCCTGCGGCGACGTGATGCGCCTGCAGATCAAGGTGAACGACAAGGGCGTCATTGAAGACGCGAAGTTCAAGACCTACGGCTGCGGCTCAGCGATCGCTTCCTCCTCGCTCGTTTCCGAGTGGGTGAAGGGAAAGACCCTTGACGAAGCGGGCAAGATCAGCAACGCCGAGATCGCCGACGAACTTGCGCTTCCGCCCGTCAAGATTCACTGCTCCATCCTCGCCGAAGACGCGGTGAAGGCGGCGATTGCCGACTATCGCTCGAAGCACGAAGCGAAGAAGGAGGCGTGA